The Papaver somniferum cultivar HN1 chromosome 3, ASM357369v1, whole genome shotgun sequence genome includes a region encoding these proteins:
- the LOC113360492 gene encoding uncharacterized protein LOC113360492: protein MSSRIKFILKGLISSSQSTFISGRYVRYNILLAHKIVRNYHKSGGSPRCALKIDLQKAYDTFSWEAIAVVVRKFGSLERGVGQGCPMYPYLIVMVMVMEVLSVLLQQQVLYVNYGLHPKCKGTTLTHLCFADDTLVFFKGSDLGRKHNPISWIQICTTERDGGLGVRDLEQTNISANLRYIWDINSGKDTIWTKWIHTNLIKQGDFWSLVVPKDYSRTWRRILEFRDIAKQFTGTCLGNGKNTSLYYGFWHPNGRLCDQMVGECLDTICPNKELKVDHYMVNGIPDFTECNHWPHCDGRNIL from the exons ATGTCTTCTAGAATTAAGTTTATCTTAAAGGGATTAATTAGTTCTAGCCAGTCTACCTTTATATCAGGGAGATATGTTCGATATAATATACTTCTAGCTCATAAAATTGTTAGGAATTACCATAAATCTGGTGGTAGTCCTAGGTGTGCTCTTAAAATAGATCTTCAAAAGGCTTACGATACTTTCAGTTGGGAAGCTATTGCTGTTGTGGTGAGGAAGTTTGGTTCCCTAGAGAG AGGAGTGGGACAGGGGTGTCCTATGTATCCTTATCTGATTGTGATGGTAATGGTAATGGAGGTCTTAAGTGTTTTGTTACAGCAGCAAGTTCTTTATGTCAATTATGGTTTACACCCTAAGTGCAAGGGAACAACCTTAACACATCTATGTTTTGCTGATGACACTCTAGTTTTCTTCAAAG GGTCTGATCTTGGAAGAAAGCATAATCCAATCAGTTGGATCCAGATATGCACTACTGAGAGAGATGGGGGTCTGGGTGTAAGAGACTTGGAACAAACAAATATTAGTGCTAATTTAAGATACATATGGGACATAAATTCAGGTAAAGACACCATTTGGACTAAGTGGATCCATACTAATCTTATTAAACAGGGGGATTTCTGGTCTTTGGTTGTTCCAAAGGATTACTCCAGGACCTGGAGGAGAATACTTGAATTCAGAGATATTGCTAAACAATTTACGGGTACCTGCCTTGGTAATGGTAAAAATACTAGCTTATATTATGGCTTTTGGCATCCCAATGGCAGGTTATGTGACCAGATGGTGGGTGAATGTCTAGATACTATCTGCCCCAATAAAGAACTAAAAGTAGATCATTATATGGTTAATGGAATTCCTGATTTTACAGAGTGTAATCATTGGCCTCATTGTGATGGGAGGAATATACTTTAA